Part of the Solwaraspora sp. WMMA2065 genome is shown below.
TGGCATTCTCCCCCTGCCCCAACGACACGTTCGTCTTCCACGCCCTGGTGCACGGGCTGGTACCGGACGCCCCGCCGGTCACCGTCCGGTACGCCGACGTGGACGTCACCAACTCCGCCGCCGAACGCGGCGAGTTCGACCTGGTCAAGGTCAGCTTCGCCGCGTTGCCCTGGCTGCTGCCCGACTACCATCTGCTGCCCTGTGGGGGTGCGTTGGGCCGAGGCTGCGGCCCACTGCTGCTGACCGGTGGCAGGGCCGGCGTCGTACCGGCTGGCCGCACGGCTGGCGGTGGTACGGCCGAGGAGGGCCGCTGGTCAGCCGGCGACCTGACCGGGGCGACCGTCGCCGTACCCGGCGAGCGGACCACCGCGTACCTGCTGTTCCGGCTCTGGTCGGCAGACCGGCCGCCGGCCCGGATCGAGGTCGTGCCGTTCCACGAGATCATGCCCGGCGTCGCCACCGGCCGGTACGACGCCGGGCTGGTGATCCACGAGGCGCGGTTCACGTACCAGCGGTACGGGCTCACCGCGCTGGTCGACCTAGGGGCATGGTGGGAGTCCGACACCGGCCTGCCGATCCCGTTGGGCGCGATCCTGGCCCGACGGGGCGTGGTCGACCCGGCGCAGGCGGCCGGCTGGGTACGCGAGTCGGTCCGACTGGCCTGGGCCGATCCGGGCGCTTCCCGCGACTACGTGCTGGCGCACGCTCAGGAAATGGAGCCGGACGTGGTGGACCGGCACATCGGGCTGTACGTCAACGACTTCACCGCCGACCTCGGTGCCGACGGGTACGCGGCGGTCGCCGCGCTGCTGGACCGGGCAGCGGCGCACGGGCTCACCCCACCGATGGCAGGGTTGCTCGCGCCGCCGCCCGGCGACCAGCTACGGCAGCGGTAGACCGCCGACCGCTGCAGTCCGTGGACCGCGCCTGCGGGGTCAGACCTCCAGTTCGCGGGCGACCGCGTGCACCAGCTGGGCCACGGTCTGCGCCGTCTTGCGGTCCGGGAACCGGCCCCGCCGCAGGTCCGGCTGGACCTTGGCCTCCAGCACCTTGATCATGTCTTCGACCAGTCCGTGCAGCTCCTCCGGCGGTCGCCGCCGCAGCTCGGCGACCGACGGCGGGGCCTCCAACAGCTGTACGCCGA
Proteins encoded:
- a CDS encoding cold shock domain-containing protein, whose translation is MPTGRVKWYDAGKGYGFVTSDEGGDVFLPKGALPAGVTDLKSGQRVEFGVVDSRRGAQALGVQLLEAPPSVAELRRRPPEELHGLVEDMIKVLEAKVQPDLRRGRFPDRKTAQTVAQLVHAVARELEV
- a CDS encoding 1,4-dihydroxy-6-naphthoate synthase, with product MTLRLAFSPCPNDTFVFHALVHGLVPDAPPVTVRYADVDVTNSAAERGEFDLVKVSFAALPWLLPDYHLLPCGGALGRGCGPLLLTGGRAGVVPAGRTAGGGTAEEGRWSAGDLTGATVAVPGERTTAYLLFRLWSADRPPARIEVVPFHEIMPGVATGRYDAGLVIHEARFTYQRYGLTALVDLGAWWESDTGLPIPLGAILARRGVVDPAQAAGWVRESVRLAWADPGASRDYVLAHAQEMEPDVVDRHIGLYVNDFTADLGADGYAAVAALLDRAAAHGLTPPMAGLLAPPPGDQLRQR